One window of the Longimicrobium terrae genome contains the following:
- a CDS encoding dynamin family protein yields the protein MVIGKLLRRNRILGAREAEIRTREREMLDRLASALDRFGGDVDPSDRKHFDQAREQLSGLFLLVIAGEFNSGKSSFINALIGERVLPEGVTPTTDRINVLKWGEEVTEELVEAYLLERTHPADLLRDLSIVDTPGTNAVLREHEELTRDFVPRSDLVLFVTSADRPFTESERGFLQQIRAWGKKIVFIVNKIDILSAESDRAQVLAFVKENGTALLGEAPLVLPVSAKMAMASRASGDEATFAASGFPAVDDYLLNTLDQQERIRLKLLNPLNVGLTLASKYKETAFERLKVLAEDVATLQNIDVQLAAFHQEMLKDFGPRLGRLDALLSEMEVRGLNFFDETIRIGKIRELMRSDDVRRAFERDVVGDTPAKIDEEVGRIIDWIVERNLKLWQDITSYIERRQISRHRDGMIGEVGAGFSYNRQALLGSIGSAAREVVSGYNREAEARKLAEEVRGGAGTTMIAGVGAIGLGTLVATVITGAAADITGILMATALAVTGLYIIPARRRQAKQEFAKKVADLRRQLNDGLTRQVHTAVGDSQEKVNESIAPYRRFVEVQQQQLNEARSELVIAEDALLRLKTELTT from the coding sequence ATGGTGATTGGCAAACTGTTGCGGCGCAACCGCATCCTGGGCGCGCGCGAGGCGGAGATCCGCACGCGCGAGCGCGAGATGCTGGACCGCTTGGCGTCGGCGCTGGACCGGTTTGGCGGGGACGTGGACCCCAGCGACCGCAAGCACTTCGACCAGGCGCGCGAGCAGCTTTCAGGGCTTTTTCTGCTGGTAATCGCGGGGGAGTTCAACAGCGGCAAGAGCAGCTTCATCAACGCGCTCATCGGCGAGCGGGTGCTTCCGGAGGGCGTGACGCCCACCACGGACCGCATCAACGTGCTCAAGTGGGGCGAAGAAGTCACCGAAGAACTGGTAGAGGCGTACCTTCTGGAGCGTACCCACCCCGCCGACCTGCTGCGCGACCTGAGCATCGTCGACACCCCGGGGACCAACGCCGTCCTGCGCGAGCACGAGGAGCTTACGCGCGACTTCGTGCCGCGCTCGGACCTGGTGCTGTTCGTGACCTCCGCCGACCGGCCGTTCACGGAAAGCGAACGCGGCTTTCTGCAGCAGATCCGCGCCTGGGGCAAGAAGATCGTCTTCATCGTCAACAAGATCGACATCCTGTCCGCCGAGTCCGACCGGGCGCAGGTGCTGGCCTTCGTCAAGGAGAACGGCACGGCGCTGCTGGGCGAGGCGCCGCTGGTGCTTCCCGTGTCGGCAAAGATGGCCATGGCGTCGCGCGCGTCCGGCGACGAGGCCACCTTTGCCGCCAGCGGGTTTCCGGCGGTGGACGACTATCTGCTCAACACGCTGGACCAGCAGGAGCGCATTCGCCTGAAGCTGCTGAACCCGCTGAACGTGGGGCTCACGCTGGCCTCCAAGTACAAGGAAACCGCGTTCGAGCGGCTCAAGGTGCTGGCGGAGGATGTGGCGACGCTGCAGAACATCGACGTGCAGCTGGCGGCGTTCCACCAGGAGATGCTCAAGGACTTCGGGCCGCGGCTGGGGCGGCTGGACGCGCTGCTGAGCGAGATGGAGGTGCGGGGCCTGAACTTCTTTGACGAAACGATCCGTATCGGCAAGATCCGCGAACTGATGCGCAGCGACGATGTGCGCCGCGCGTTCGAGCGGGACGTGGTGGGCGACACGCCGGCCAAGATCGACGAAGAGGTGGGGCGCATCATCGACTGGATCGTGGAGCGCAACCTGAAGCTGTGGCAGGACATTACCTCGTACATCGAGCGGCGGCAGATCAGCCGCCACCGCGACGGGATGATCGGCGAGGTGGGCGCCGGGTTCAGCTACAACCGCCAGGCGCTGCTGGGCTCCATCGGGAGCGCGGCGCGCGAAGTGGTGTCCGGCTACAACCGCGAGGCGGAGGCCCGCAAGCTGGCGGAAGAGGTGCGCGGCGGCGCGGGGACCACGATGATCGCCGGCGTGGGTGCCATCGGCCTGGGAACGCTGGTGGCCACGGTGATCACGGGCGCGGCGGCGGACATCACCGGTATCCTGATGGCGACGGCGCTGGCGGTGACGGGGTTGTACATCATTCCCGCGCGGCGGCGGCAGGCCAAGCAGGAGTTCGCCAAGAAGGTGGCGGATCTGCGCCGGCAGCTGAACGACGGGCTGACGCGGCAGGTGCATACGGCGGTGGGCGACTCGCAGGAAAAGGTGAACGAGTCCATCGCGCCGTACCGCCGCTTCGTGGAGGTTCAGCAGCAGCAGCTGAACGAGGCGCGCAGCGAACTGGTGATCGCCGAGGATGCGCTGCTGCGGCTGAAGACGGAACTGACGACCTGA
- a CDS encoding polynucleotide kinase-phosphatase, which produces MTEINDISESGRAPAAIDIPDLSMVVLVGASGCGKSTFARRFFRPTEILSSDFFRAMVADDELDQSATPDAFEALHFVARKRLRAGRLTVIDATNTQPMARRPLVAIARETHVIPVAIVLNVPERVCRDRNARRADRQVPPHAIAMQSRQLRDSLRALRKEGFRHVFILSDREIDDLREIRREPLWNDRRGDHGPFDLIGDVHGCGDEMDELLAALGYVPGEDGVPRHPAGRKAVFLGDLVDRGPRVAHVLETAMAMVEAGSAMAVPGNHDVKLVRALRGKNVQVRHGLQTTLDDLAARTPEFRDRVARFLDGLPSHYMLDGGALVAAHAGLREEFQGRGSGAVREFALYGETTGETDEFGLPVRTNWAAEYRGPATVVYGHTPVPRPEWLNRTLNIDTGCVFGGSLTALRWPERELVSVPARAVYAEPARPFLVEAEAVLSAQQREDELLDIDDVSGTRRVETGLQRTVTLRAENTAAALEVMSRFAADPRWLVYLPPTMSPSQTSRAPGLLENPAEAFDYFRKEGVAEVMCQEKHMGSRAVVVVCRDEDAAARRFGVRGDGIGIIYTRTGRRFFDDRALEGEALSIVRDAMTASGFWERMDTDWAVLDCELMPWSAKAQELIRSQYASVGAAARASLGEAADALRRAEARGAGVDALRARTEERLGAAEAYIASYNRYVWPVNSVDDLRLAPFHILATAGAVHTSRDHRWHMEQIDAIRAGGERLLYATGRRVVNLADAESEAAAVAWWEEMTGAGGEGMVVKPMDFVARGTRGIVQPAVKCRGREYLRLIYGPEYTAPENLERLRARGLGAKRSLALREFALGVEGLERFVAGEPLRRVHECVFGVLALESEPVDPRL; this is translated from the coding sequence ATGACCGAGATCAACGACATTTCAGAGTCCGGCCGGGCGCCCGCCGCCATTGACATTCCCGACCTTTCCATGGTGGTGCTGGTGGGCGCGTCCGGATGCGGAAAGAGCACGTTTGCGCGCCGCTTCTTCCGGCCCACGGAGATCCTGTCGAGCGACTTCTTCCGCGCGATGGTGGCGGATGACGAGCTGGACCAGAGCGCTACGCCCGACGCGTTCGAGGCGCTGCACTTCGTGGCGCGCAAGCGGCTGCGGGCCGGGCGGCTCACCGTCATCGACGCCACCAACACGCAGCCTATGGCGCGCCGCCCGCTGGTGGCAATCGCGCGGGAAACGCACGTCATCCCCGTCGCCATCGTGCTGAACGTGCCGGAGCGCGTGTGCCGCGACCGCAACGCCCGGCGCGCGGACCGGCAGGTGCCGCCGCACGCCATCGCCATGCAGAGCCGGCAGCTGCGCGACTCGCTGCGGGCGCTTCGCAAGGAGGGGTTCCGCCACGTCTTCATCCTGAGCGACCGCGAGATCGACGACCTGCGCGAGATCCGCCGCGAGCCGCTGTGGAACGACCGCCGCGGCGACCACGGCCCGTTCGACCTCATCGGCGACGTGCACGGCTGCGGCGACGAGATGGACGAACTGCTGGCCGCGCTGGGCTACGTGCCGGGCGAGGACGGCGTGCCGCGTCATCCGGCGGGGCGCAAGGCAGTCTTCCTGGGCGACCTGGTGGACCGCGGGCCGCGCGTGGCCCACGTCCTGGAAACCGCGATGGCGATGGTGGAGGCCGGATCCGCGATGGCCGTCCCCGGCAACCACGACGTCAAGCTGGTGCGCGCGCTCCGCGGCAAGAACGTGCAGGTGCGGCACGGGCTGCAGACCACGCTGGACGACCTGGCCGCGCGCACGCCCGAGTTCCGCGACCGCGTGGCCCGCTTCCTGGATGGCCTGCCCAGCCACTACATGCTGGACGGCGGCGCGCTGGTCGCCGCGCACGCCGGGCTCAGGGAGGAGTTCCAGGGGCGCGGCTCCGGCGCCGTCCGCGAGTTTGCGCTGTACGGCGAAACCACGGGCGAAACGGACGAGTTCGGCCTTCCCGTCCGCACGAACTGGGCGGCGGAGTACCGCGGGCCGGCGACGGTCGTCTACGGCCACACGCCCGTTCCGCGGCCGGAGTGGCTGAACCGCACGCTCAACATCGACACGGGATGCGTGTTCGGCGGCAGCCTCACGGCGCTGCGCTGGCCGGAGCGGGAACTGGTTTCCGTCCCCGCGCGCGCCGTGTACGCGGAGCCCGCGCGTCCCTTTCTGGTAGAGGCCGAGGCGGTGCTTTCCGCGCAGCAGCGGGAGGATGAACTGCTGGACATCGACGACGTCAGCGGCACGCGGCGGGTGGAGACGGGGCTGCAGCGCACGGTGACGCTCCGGGCGGAAAACACGGCGGCGGCGCTGGAGGTGATGAGCCGCTTTGCCGCCGACCCGCGGTGGCTGGTGTACCTGCCGCCCACCATGTCGCCCTCGCAGACCAGCCGCGCGCCCGGCCTGCTGGAGAACCCGGCGGAGGCGTTCGACTACTTCCGCAAGGAAGGCGTCGCGGAGGTCATGTGCCAGGAGAAGCACATGGGATCCCGCGCCGTCGTGGTCGTCTGCCGCGACGAGGACGCGGCGGCGCGGCGCTTCGGCGTGCGCGGCGACGGGATCGGCATCATCTACACGCGCACCGGCCGCCGCTTCTTTGACGACCGCGCGCTTGAGGGTGAGGCGCTGTCCATCGTCCGCGACGCGATGACGGCGTCCGGGTTCTGGGAGCGGATGGACACGGACTGGGCCGTGCTGGACTGCGAACTGATGCCCTGGTCCGCCAAGGCGCAGGAGCTGATCCGGTCGCAGTACGCTTCCGTGGGCGCCGCCGCGCGCGCGTCGCTGGGCGAGGCCGCGGATGCGCTGCGCCGCGCCGAGGCCCGCGGCGCGGGGGTGGATGCGCTGCGTGCGCGGACGGAGGAGCGGCTGGGCGCGGCGGAGGCGTACATCGCCTCGTACAACCGCTACGTCTGGCCGGTGAATTCGGTGGATGACCTGCGTCTGGCGCCGTTCCACATCCTGGCGACTGCGGGCGCGGTGCACACCAGCCGCGACCACCGCTGGCACATGGAGCAGATCGACGCCATCCGCGCAGGCGGCGAGCGGCTGCTGTACGCCACGGGGCGCCGCGTGGTGAACCTGGCGGATGCGGAAAGCGAGGCCGCCGCCGTCGCGTGGTGGGAGGAGATGACCGGCGCTGGCGGCGAAGGGATGGTCGTGAAGCCGATGGACTTCGTGGCGCGGGGGACGCGGGGGATCGTGCAGCCCGCGGTAAAGTGCCGCGGCCGCGAGTACCTGCGGCTGATCTACGGCCCGGAGTACACCGCGCCGGAAAACCTGGAGCGGCTGCGGGCGCGCGGGCTTGGCGCCAAGCGTTCGCTGGCGCTGCGCGAGTTCGCGCTGGGGGTTGAGGGGCTGGAGCGGTTCGTGGCGGGCGAGCCGCTGCGCCGCGTGCACGAGTGCGTGTTCGGCGTGCTCGCGCTGGAGTCCGAGCCCGTGGACCCGCGCCTGTAG
- a CDS encoding cation diffusion facilitator family transporter yields the protein MGQQQEARSAAAAEPPRESNAAIYASIAANVIIAITKFVAAAFTGSSAMVAEGVHSLVDSADGSLLLLGRSRSRRPPDAQYPFGHGRELYFWSLIVAILFFALGGGLSIYEGIRHIMDPEPLRSPGWNYAVLAIAALVDGGSFVVGYRQFRAHAAGRGFMRTVRESKDPALFTVVLEDIADLAGIAMAFLGVFLSHLLELPWLDGAASIGVGLVLATVAVLLLIESKGLLIGERADAEVVERINRAAAETPGAHVGRIRTMQMSPSEVLVTLDVTFQAGLPREEVLHAVQELERRIRGAADSPLHVYLGISALTEGRAEA from the coding sequence ATGGGTCAGCAGCAGGAAGCACGGTCCGCGGCCGCCGCGGAACCGCCGCGCGAGTCGAACGCGGCCATCTACGCGTCCATCGCCGCCAACGTCATCATCGCCATCACCAAGTTCGTCGCGGCCGCGTTCACCGGCAGTTCGGCGATGGTGGCGGAGGGCGTGCACTCGCTGGTGGACTCGGCGGACGGCTCGCTGCTGCTCCTGGGCCGCAGCCGCAGCCGCCGTCCGCCGGACGCGCAGTATCCGTTCGGCCACGGGCGGGAACTGTACTTCTGGTCGCTCATCGTGGCGATCCTGTTCTTTGCGCTGGGCGGCGGCCTTTCCATCTACGAGGGGATCCGCCACATCATGGACCCGGAGCCGCTGCGCTCGCCCGGCTGGAACTACGCGGTGCTGGCCATCGCGGCGCTGGTGGACGGCGGATCGTTCGTTGTCGGCTACCGGCAGTTTCGCGCGCACGCGGCCGGCCGCGGGTTCATGCGCACGGTCCGCGAAAGCAAGGACCCGGCGCTGTTCACCGTGGTGCTGGAGGACATCGCCGACCTGGCGGGGATCGCCATGGCGTTCCTGGGCGTGTTTCTCAGCCACCTGCTGGAGCTGCCGTGGCTGGACGGCGCGGCGTCCATCGGGGTGGGGCTGGTGCTGGCGACGGTGGCGGTGCTGCTGCTGATCGAGAGCAAGGGGCTGCTGATCGGCGAGCGCGCGGACGCGGAGGTGGTGGAGCGCATCAACCGCGCGGCGGCGGAAACCCCGGGCGCGCACGTGGGCCGCATCCGCACCATGCAGATGTCCCCGAGCGAGGTGCTGGTGACGCTGGATGTGACGTTCCAGGCCGGGCTTCCGCGCGAGGAGGTGCTGCACGCGGTGCAGGAGCTGGAGCGGCGCATCCGCGGCGCGGCGGATTCGCCGCTGCACGTGTACCTGGGGATTTCCGCCTTGACGGAGGGGCGGGCGGAGGCGTGA
- a CDS encoding EAL domain-containing protein, with product MFDIDQLRDTRGVATAAAAMERPAPEPAVAETRFFCTVTPFYQPIVRASDLAVTAYEALARGPADSPLHPARTLFATASGLGELPALERVCWTASLLHARRQGLFRRPGTRLFLNLSPDRIAEPSFHEFARRTVQEIGVDPRRVVIEVTEESRIRSNPDFVRSLMRYRELGFGIALDDVGTGFSDLRVLAEVRPDYLKIALELVRGVDVHPGRHHVVGSLIALGHAMGSTVVVEGVETEEELAAVRGLGVDCVQGHLVGRPAAQLLEPRMAGAPSPPALRRAA from the coding sequence ATGTTCGACATAGATCAGCTGCGGGACACCCGTGGCGTTGCGACCGCCGCCGCCGCGATGGAGCGGCCCGCGCCTGAGCCCGCCGTCGCAGAGACGCGCTTCTTTTGCACGGTTACGCCGTTCTATCAGCCCATCGTGCGCGCCTCCGACCTGGCCGTGACGGCGTACGAGGCGCTGGCCCGCGGCCCCGCGGATTCTCCGCTGCACCCGGCGCGCACCCTGTTCGCCACCGCCAGCGGGCTGGGTGAACTCCCCGCACTGGAACGGGTCTGCTGGACCGCGTCGCTGCTTCACGCCCGCCGCCAGGGCCTGTTTCGCCGCCCGGGGACGCGCCTGTTCCTGAACCTGTCGCCGGACCGCATCGCGGAGCCTTCGTTCCACGAGTTCGCGCGCCGGACGGTGCAGGAGATCGGCGTGGATCCCCGCCGCGTGGTCATCGAGGTGACGGAGGAATCACGCATCCGCTCGAATCCCGACTTCGTCCGCTCATTGATGCGCTACCGCGAACTGGGCTTCGGGATCGCGCTGGACGACGTGGGCACCGGGTTCTCGGACCTGCGCGTGCTGGCGGAGGTGCGGCCGGATTACCTGAAGATCGCGCTGGAACTGGTGCGCGGCGTGGACGTTCACCCCGGCCGGCATCACGTGGTGGGATCGCTGATCGCGCTGGGACACGCCATGGGGAGCACCGTCGTGGTGGAAGGGGTGGAGACGGAGGAGGAACTGGCCGCCGTCCGCGGCCTGGGCGTGGACTGCGTGCAGGGGCACCTGGTGGGGCGGCCCGCAGCGCAGCTTCTGGAGCCGCGCATGGCTGGCGCCCCCTCACCGCCCGCGCTTCGGCGCGCCGCCTGA
- a CDS encoding DNA polymerase beta superfamily protein, which produces MMTDPRLRAEIHAHPYPLLFATVSGAHLYGFPSADSDHDLRGVHLLPLEHLVGLSTGEETISLEHVRDGAEVDLVTHEARKFMRLLLRNNGYVLEQLYSPLIVHTTAGHDELKHIARGCITRGCVRHYAGFAAGQWRLWEGEQPPRVKPLLYLYRVLLTGIVLLRTGRVNASLPSCNYDIGLPYIDDLIARKVNGDEQGLIAGADVEFHRAEYLRLRAMLMESAERSTLPDAPSDETRRALHDLLVRLRMPPSAAA; this is translated from the coding sequence GGCGCGCACCTGTACGGATTCCCCTCCGCCGACTCCGACCACGACCTGCGCGGCGTGCACCTGCTGCCGCTGGAGCACCTGGTGGGCCTGTCCACCGGCGAGGAAACCATCTCGCTGGAGCACGTGCGCGACGGCGCCGAGGTGGACCTGGTGACGCACGAGGCGCGCAAGTTCATGCGCCTGCTGCTGCGCAACAATGGCTACGTGCTGGAGCAGCTGTACTCGCCCCTGATCGTCCACACGACGGCGGGACATGATGAACTGAAGCACATCGCGCGCGGCTGCATCACGCGCGGGTGCGTGCGGCACTACGCCGGCTTCGCGGCCGGCCAGTGGCGTCTCTGGGAAGGCGAACAGCCGCCCCGCGTAAAGCCGCTGCTCTACCTGTACCGCGTGCTGCTGACGGGAATCGTGCTGCTGCGCACGGGGCGGGTGAACGCGTCGCTGCCGTCGTGCAATTACGACATCGGCCTGCCGTACATCGACGACCTGATCGCGCGAAAGGTGAACGGCGACGAGCAGGGACTGATCGCCGGCGCCGACGTGGAGTTTCACCGCGCGGAGTACCTGCGGTTGCGCGCGATGTTGATGGAGTCCGCGGAGCGCAGCACGCTTCCCGATGCGCCCTCGGACGAAACCCGCCGCGCGCTGCACGATCTGCTGGTCCGCCTGCGGATGCCGCCGTCCGCCGCCGCGTGA
- a CDS encoding exo-beta-N-acetylmuramidase NamZ domain-containing protein, with amino-acid sequence MTFADVARPVAVLAAGVAMAAPFVIRDRAPSQAPPAPAAVVAPVRQEQGPVLPGIEVLLRDSLHLVRGKRVGLITNHTAVTRDGRTSIDVLHSHPEVRLVALFGPEHGIRGNVDGGDPVASGRDPRTGVPVYSLYGATQRPTAAMLRGIDVLLFDMQDIGARPYTYVWTMTMAMEEAARRGIPFIVLDRPNPVTSRAEGPLMQYDMRTRGPLITGAYPVPLRHGMTAGELARYVNGEYRLGTQLKVIPVDNWRGDQWFDQTGLRWINPSPNIRTMDAALAFSGLVMLETTNLSIGRGTATPFGYVGAPYIDNQELLRRVRRYNLPGVEFALAEFTPRGTDWMQFPNRRCRGVSLRITDRNAFKPVLTGLVFLSEIQKMNPSQLGMGPMLQMLGSRWAPAAVRAGQDPREIYARWERENAEWNTVRAKYALYPGE; translated from the coding sequence ATGACGTTTGCTGACGTTGCCCGCCCCGTCGCCGTGCTGGCCGCGGGCGTGGCCATGGCCGCGCCCTTTGTGATCCGCGACCGCGCCCCCAGCCAGGCGCCGCCCGCGCCCGCCGCCGTGGTGGCTCCCGTGCGGCAGGAGCAGGGGCCGGTGCTGCCGGGCATTGAGGTGCTGCTGCGTGATTCGCTGCACCTGGTGCGCGGCAAGCGGGTGGGCCTCATCACCAACCACACGGCGGTCACGCGCGACGGGCGCACTTCCATCGACGTGCTGCACAGCCATCCGGAGGTGCGGCTGGTGGCGCTGTTCGGGCCGGAGCACGGCATCCGCGGCAACGTGGACGGCGGCGACCCGGTGGCCAGCGGGCGCGATCCGCGGACGGGCGTGCCGGTCTACTCGCTGTACGGCGCCACGCAGCGCCCCACGGCGGCCATGCTGCGCGGCATCGACGTGCTGCTCTTTGACATGCAGGACATCGGGGCGCGGCCGTACACCTACGTGTGGACGATGACGATGGCGATGGAAGAAGCCGCCCGGCGCGGCATTCCGTTCATCGTGCTGGACCGCCCCAACCCGGTGACGTCGCGGGCGGAGGGGCCGCTGATGCAGTACGACATGCGCACGCGCGGCCCGCTGATCACCGGTGCGTACCCGGTGCCGCTGCGCCACGGGATGACGGCCGGCGAACTGGCGCGCTACGTGAACGGCGAGTACCGGCTGGGCACGCAGCTGAAGGTGATTCCGGTGGACAACTGGCGCGGCGACCAGTGGTTCGACCAGACGGGGCTGCGGTGGATCAACCCGTCGCCCAACATCCGCACCATGGACGCGGCGCTGGCCTTCAGCGGGCTGGTGATGCTGGAAACGACCAACCTGTCCATCGGGCGGGGGACGGCGACGCCGTTCGGGTACGTGGGCGCGCCGTACATCGACAACCAGGAACTGCTGCGGCGCGTGCGGCGGTACAATCTGCCGGGGGTGGAGTTTGCGCTGGCGGAGTTTACGCCGCGCGGCACGGACTGGATGCAGTTTCCCAACCGGCGCTGCCGCGGGGTGAGCCTGCGCATCACGGACCGCAACGCCTTCAAACCCGTGCTGACGGGGCTGGTGTTTCTTTCCGAGATCCAGAAGATGAACCCGTCGCAGTTGGGAATGGGCCCCATGCTGCAGATGCTGGGAAGCCGCTGGGCGCCCGCCGCCGTGCGCGCCGGCCAGGACCCGCGCGAGATCTACGCGCGGTGGGAGCGGGAGAACGCGGAGTGGAATACGGTTCGCGCCAAGTACGCGCTGTATCCGGGAGAGTAG